From Nitrobacter sp. NHB1, a single genomic window includes:
- a CDS encoding methylmalonyl-CoA mutase family protein, with translation MPAAPDDVVADPPLAADFAPATAADWRKLVGGVLKGAPFEKLIGKTYDGLRIEPIYPRAQNAHAIGGRTAAVPWRIMQRIDHPDAAQANAQALHDLDNGAGGLTLVFAGANGAHGYGLPPTLEAVAKVLDGVFLDAGISIALQIGPQSRMAAIHLADYVKGKGFDPAACDIRFGLDPLGACAVWGSSPYTWPEIVPVVAGAANNLAALGFKGPFIVADGRVIHDAGGSEAQELAFVLASAVAYLRGLESAGTALETARGMIYARLSADADQFLTLAKFRALRLLWARIEQACGLAPKPLFIAAETAWRMLTQRDPYVNMLRATVATVSAGLGGADSLTVLPHTLALGLPDTFARRIARNTQLILLEESSLAKVADPTAGSGGIETLTRQLCEAAWTQFQEIEKTGGAFAALTQNLIQRNVAATRAAREANVAKRRDVLTGASEFPDLHEKSPEVLDAKPVALAPYGEAKIKFDALAPMRLAAVFEKLRDRSDAMLAAIGARPKVFLATLGTAADFTARATFARSFFEAGGIEAVDPPSPVATGDVKTATLAAAFKASGAQLVCLCSSDAVDADQAAAAVQAFHAEGARHIYLAGRPADQEAALRAVGVENFIFAGGDALAVLNDVWRRLEQR, from the coding sequence ATGCCCGCTGCCCCCGACGATGTCGTTGCCGATCCGCCGCTGGCCGCCGATTTCGCACCGGCCACCGCCGCCGACTGGCGCAAGCTAGTCGGTGGCGTCCTGAAAGGCGCGCCGTTCGAGAAGCTGATCGGCAAAACCTATGACGGTCTCAGGATCGAACCGATCTATCCGCGCGCGCAGAACGCGCACGCGATCGGCGGTCGCACCGCAGCAGTGCCATGGCGGATCATGCAGCGGATCGATCATCCCGACGCCGCGCAGGCCAACGCGCAGGCGCTGCACGACCTCGACAACGGCGCTGGCGGCCTGACGCTGGTGTTCGCCGGCGCCAATGGCGCGCACGGGTACGGACTGCCGCCGACCCTGGAGGCTGTCGCAAAAGTTCTCGATGGTGTTTTTCTCGACGCAGGCATCTCCATCGCGTTGCAGATCGGGCCGCAGTCGCGGATGGCCGCGATCCATCTCGCCGATTACGTCAAGGGCAAGGGCTTCGATCCCGCCGCCTGCGACATCCGCTTCGGTCTCGATCCGCTCGGCGCCTGCGCGGTGTGGGGATCGAGTCCGTATACGTGGCCCGAAATCGTCCCAGTGGTGGCCGGTGCTGCGAACAATCTCGCCGCCCTGGGCTTCAAGGGTCCCTTCATTGTCGCCGACGGCCGGGTGATCCACGACGCCGGCGGATCGGAGGCGCAGGAACTCGCCTTCGTGCTGGCGTCGGCGGTCGCATATCTCCGTGGCCTCGAAAGCGCCGGCACCGCGCTCGAGACTGCGCGCGGCATGATCTACGCGCGGCTCAGCGCCGACGCCGACCAATTTTTGACGCTGGCCAAATTCCGCGCGTTGCGGCTGTTGTGGGCGCGGATCGAGCAGGCTTGCGGCCTCGCGCCAAAGCCGTTGTTCATCGCCGCCGAGACCGCGTGGCGGATGCTGACGCAGCGCGACCCTTACGTGAATATGCTGCGCGCCACCGTCGCCACGGTTTCGGCGGGGCTCGGCGGCGCCGACAGCCTGACCGTGCTGCCGCATACGCTGGCGCTCGGATTGCCGGACACCTTTGCGCGCCGCATCGCGCGCAACACCCAGCTCATTCTGCTGGAGGAATCCAGCCTCGCCAAAGTGGCCGATCCGACGGCAGGTTCGGGCGGCATCGAGACGCTGACGCGGCAGCTTTGCGAAGCGGCATGGACACAATTTCAGGAGATTGAAAAAACAGGCGGGGCATTCGCGGCGCTGACGCAAAACCTGATTCAGCGCAACGTTGCCGCGACGCGCGCGGCGCGCGAAGCCAATGTCGCAAAACGCCGCGACGTGCTCACCGGCGCCAGCGAATTTCCTGACCTGCATGAGAAGTCTCCGGAAGTGCTGGATGCGAAGCCGGTCGCACTTGCGCCCTATGGCGAGGCGAAAATCAAATTCGATGCGTTGGCGCCGATGCGGCTCGCCGCTGTTTTCGAGAAACTGCGCGACCGCTCCGACGCGATGCTTGCAGCGATCGGCGCGCGGCCGAAAGTCTTTCTCGCCACTCTCGGCACCGCCGCCGACTTCACCGCGCGCGCGACCTTCGCCCGCAGCTTCTTCGAGGCCGGCGGGATCGAGGCGGTCGATCCTCCCTCGCCTGTCGCCACCGGAGATGTAAAGACAGCCACCCTCGCCGCCGCCTTCAAGGCGTCCGGAGCACAATTGGTCTGCCTGTGTTCCTCGGACGCGGTCGATGCCGATCAGGCGGCTGCCGCGGTGCAAGCCTTTCATGCCGAGGGCGCACGCCATATCTATTTGGCTGGACGGCCCGCCGACCAGGAAGCCGCGCTTCGCGCTGTTGGCGTGGAGAACTTCATCTTCGCGGGCGGCGATGCATTGGCGGTGTTGAACGACGTCTGGCGGCGACTGGAGCAACGATGA
- the folP gene encoding dihydropteroate synthase has product MTAADSISRHITDDARHPLLHALLSRPYPAVMGVLNVTPDSFSDGGQFITPDRALAQARRMIAEGADIIDIGAESTRPYGSQPVSHDEEMLRLKPVLAAAVALGVPVSIDSMKSSIVAWACETGAAIANDVWGLQRDPDMARVVAAHNAPVIVMHNRDKADASLDIMQDIAAFFERSLEIAAKAGIPAGHIVLDPGIGFGKTQEQSMVALARLDELRTFGLPILVGASRKRFISTVVPSEPKERLGGSLAAHLIAARGGARIIRTHDVADTVQALRVAQAIDSRT; this is encoded by the coding sequence ATGACGGCGGCAGATTCCATATCCAGGCATATAACGGATGACGCACGTCATCCGCTGCTGCATGCGCTGCTGTCGCGGCCATATCCGGCGGTCATGGGGGTCTTGAACGTCACCCCCGACTCGTTCTCCGACGGCGGTCAATTCATCACGCCCGACCGGGCGCTGGCGCAGGCGCGCCGCATGATCGCGGAAGGGGCCGACATCATCGACATCGGCGCCGAATCCACCCGCCCCTACGGATCGCAGCCGGTCTCGCACGACGAGGAGATGCTGCGGCTGAAGCCGGTGCTGGCCGCCGCCGTCGCGCTGGGCGTTCCCGTGTCCATCGACAGCATGAAATCGTCGATCGTCGCCTGGGCGTGTGAGACCGGAGCCGCGATCGCCAACGACGTCTGGGGTTTGCAGCGCGATCCGGACATGGCGCGCGTGGTCGCCGCGCACAATGCGCCCGTCATCGTGATGCATAACCGGGACAAGGCTGACGCCAGCCTCGACATCATGCAGGACATCGCGGCATTCTTCGAACGATCGCTGGAGATCGCGGCGAAGGCCGGGATTCCCGCAGGTCATATCGTCCTCGATCCGGGCATCGGCTTCGGCAAAACCCAGGAACAGAGCATGGTCGCGCTGGCCCGGCTCGACGAACTGCGGACGTTCGGCCTGCCGATTCTGGTGGGCGCGTCGCGCAAGCGTTTCATCAGCACGGTGGTGCCGTCGGAGCCGAAGGAACGGCTCGGCGGCTCGCTCGCCGCGCATCTGATCGCAGCACGAGGCGGCGCACGCATCATCCGCACGCATGATGTGGCGGACACAGTGCAAGCGTTGCGCGTGGCGCAAGCCATCGATTCCAGGACATAG
- the scpA gene encoding methylmalonyl-CoA mutase, translated as MTRIPNFADVAFAPVAAPAAGGSAESSSEFWLTPEGIPVKSAYGESDLDGIDFLDTWPGIAPYLRGPYPTMYVNQPWTIRQYAGFSTAEDSNAFYRRNLAAGQKGLSVAFDLATHRGYDSDHPRVSGDVGMAGVAIDSIYDMRTLFAGIPLDRMSVSMTMNGAVLPILALFVVAAEEQGVPPSSLSGTIQNDILKEFMVRNTYIYPPVPSMRIVSDIFAFTSRKMPKFNSISVSGYHMQEAGATQDLELAYTLADGVEYVRAGLAAGLDVDRFAPRLSFFWATGMNFFMEVAKMRAARLLWAKLMKPFNPKNPRSLSLRTHCQTSGWSLTAQDVFNNVIRTAIEAMAATQGHTQSLHTNALDEALALPTDFSARIARNTQLFLQQESGTTRIIDPWGGSYYVERLTHDLAVKAWGHIREVEELGGMARAIEAGVPKLRIEEAAARTQARIDAGKQAVIGVNRYRPENETPIDVLKVDNSTVRRLQIDKLKRLRGERKQEDVDAALAALTRSAGDGNGNLLALAIDAARAKATVGEISDAMETVFGRHRAEIRSITGVYKREAAAMSDKVSRVPALIDAFEEAEGRRPRILVAKIGQDGHDRGQKVIASAFADIGFDVDIGPLFATAEEAARQAVENDVHILGVSSLAAAHLTAVPELKAALKSQGRDDIMIIVGGVVPPQDYDALHAAGAEAIFPPGTVIAEAAEELIRKLNVRLGHSSEAAE; from the coding sequence ATGACCCGCATTCCGAATTTCGCCGATGTCGCCTTCGCGCCGGTCGCGGCTCCTGCCGCCGGCGGCAGCGCCGAATCATCCTCGGAATTTTGGCTGACGCCCGAGGGTATTCCGGTCAAATCCGCTTACGGCGAATCCGATCTCGACGGCATCGACTTCCTCGACACCTGGCCCGGCATCGCGCCTTACTTACGCGGCCCCTACCCGACCATGTATGTCAATCAGCCGTGGACTATCAGGCAATATGCGGGGTTCTCGACGGCTGAGGATTCCAACGCCTTCTATCGCCGCAACCTCGCCGCTGGCCAGAAGGGGCTGTCGGTCGCCTTCGACCTCGCCACCCATCGCGGCTACGACTCGGATCATCCCCGCGTATCGGGCGACGTCGGCATGGCCGGCGTCGCGATCGACTCCATCTACGATATGCGCACGCTGTTCGCCGGCATCCCGCTCGACCGGATGAGCGTGTCGATGACCATGAACGGCGCGGTGCTGCCGATCCTGGCGCTGTTCGTCGTCGCCGCCGAGGAACAGGGCGTGCCGCCTTCGAGCCTGTCGGGCACCATCCAGAACGACATTCTCAAAGAATTCATGGTGCGCAACACCTATATCTATCCACCAGTACCCTCGATGCGGATCGTCTCCGACATCTTCGCGTTCACCTCGCGGAAGATGCCGAAGTTCAATTCCATTTCGGTCTCCGGCTACCACATGCAGGAAGCCGGCGCGACGCAGGACCTCGAACTCGCTTATACGCTTGCCGACGGCGTCGAATATGTCCGAGCCGGACTCGCGGCCGGCCTCGATGTCGACCGTTTCGCGCCGCGGCTATCGTTCTTCTGGGCGACCGGCATGAACTTCTTCATGGAAGTCGCCAAGATGCGCGCCGCGCGGCTGTTGTGGGCCAAGCTCATGAAGCCGTTCAATCCGAAGAATCCGCGTTCGCTCTCCTTGCGCACCCATTGCCAGACCTCCGGCTGGTCGCTGACCGCGCAGGACGTCTTCAATAACGTGATCCGCACCGCGATCGAGGCGATGGCGGCAACGCAAGGCCACACCCAGTCGTTGCACACCAACGCGCTCGACGAGGCGCTGGCGCTGCCCACCGATTTCTCCGCGCGCATCGCCCGCAATACCCAGCTTTTCCTGCAGCAGGAGAGCGGCACCACGCGCATCATCGATCCCTGGGGCGGCTCCTATTACGTCGAGCGGCTTACGCATGATCTCGCCGTGAAGGCGTGGGGCCATATCCGGGAAGTCGAGGAACTCGGCGGCATGGCCAGGGCAATCGAAGCCGGCGTGCCGAAGCTGCGCATCGAAGAGGCGGCCGCCAGAACGCAGGCCCGGATCGATGCCGGCAAGCAGGCGGTGATCGGCGTCAACAGGTACAGACCGGAGAACGAGACGCCGATCGACGTGCTCAAGGTCGACAACTCGACGGTGCGACGCTTGCAGATCGACAAGCTGAAACGGCTGCGCGGCGAGCGCAAGCAGGAGGATGTCGATGCCGCCCTCGCGGCGCTGACGCGTTCGGCCGGCGACGGCAACGGCAACCTGCTGGCGCTCGCCATCGATGCGGCGCGCGCCAAGGCCACCGTCGGCGAAATCTCCGACGCGATGGAGACGGTGTTCGGCCGGCATCGCGCCGAAATCAGGTCCATCACCGGGGTCTACAAGCGCGAGGCGGCCGCCATGTCCGACAAGGTTTCCAGGGTGCCGGCGCTGATCGACGCCTTCGAGGAGGCCGAGGGCCGTCGCCCGCGCATCCTCGTCGCCAAGATCGGGCAGGACGGCCACGACCGCGGCCAGAAGGTGATCGCTTCCGCCTTCGCCGATATCGGCTTCGACGTCGATATCGGACCGTTGTTTGCAACAGCGGAAGAAGCCGCGCGGCAAGCGGTGGAAAACGACGTGCACATTCTTGGCGTGTCCTCGCTCGCCGCCGCGCACCTGACCGCCGTGCCGGAATTGAAGGCCGCGCTGAAAAGCCAAGGCCGCGACGACATCATGATCATCGTCGGCGGCGTGGTGCCGCCGCAGGATTACGATGCACTCCACGCGGCCGGCGCCGAAGCGATCTTCCCGCCGGGTACGGTGATCGCCGAGGCGGCCGAAGAACTGATCCGCAAGCTCAACGTTCGCTTGGGGCACAGCAGCGAGGCGGCGGAGTGA
- the folK gene encoding 2-amino-4-hydroxy-6-hydroxymethyldihydropteridine diphosphokinase: MASVLIALGGNVGDVRQTFRKAIANICGMTQGALVARSSDYATPPWGEENQDRFVNACIEIDTRLDPHALLFTLHKIEKKFGRDRSKETRWGPRTLDLDLIAYDDAVLDKPELTLPHPRLFERAFVLVPLAEIAPDRMIAGRTPTAALADVSSAGIERLPDLD, encoded by the coding sequence ATGGCCAGCGTCCTGATCGCGCTCGGTGGCAATGTCGGAGACGTCCGGCAGACTTTTCGCAAAGCCATCGCCAACATCTGCGGCATGACGCAGGGTGCGCTCGTCGCCCGCTCGTCCGACTACGCCACCCCGCCATGGGGCGAGGAAAATCAGGATCGTTTCGTCAACGCCTGCATCGAGATCGATACCCGCCTCGACCCGCACGCGCTGCTGTTCACGCTGCACAAGATCGAGAAGAAATTCGGCCGCGACCGCAGCAAGGAGACACGTTGGGGTCCGCGCACGCTGGACCTCGATCTGATCGCCTATGACGATGCCGTCCTCGACAAGCCGGAGTTGACGTTACCGCATCCGCGCCTGTTCGAGCGCGCGTTCGTGCTGGTTCCGCTTGCCGAAATCGCGCCGGATCGCATGATCGCGGGGCGAACGCCGACCGCGGCGCTGGCCGACGTATCGAGCGCCGGAATCGAGCGCCTGCCCGACCTCGACTGA
- a CDS encoding DUF4332 domain-containing protein → MTYPIAKLEGLTAVDAKKLRSVGIRTTDAYLEAASTSKGRKALAAKTGFSEQQLLEWANHADYMRIPGMGNGKTKLLRAAGVTTVRELTHRNPARLAQAMKDVNTRRKFVSVLPSEKSIGDLIAQARKLPLKITY, encoded by the coding sequence ATGACATATCCAATCGCCAAGCTCGAAGGTCTGACCGCCGTCGACGCCAAGAAGCTGAGGTCCGTCGGCATCCGGACGACAGATGCCTACCTTGAAGCAGCCAGCACCTCGAAAGGCCGCAAGGCGCTCGCCGCCAAGACCGGATTCAGCGAACAGCAACTGCTGGAGTGGGCCAATCACGCCGACTACATGCGTATCCCGGGGATGGGCAACGGCAAGACCAAGCTGCTGCGCGCGGCCGGCGTCACCACGGTACGGGAATTGACGCATCGTAACCCGGCTCGTCTGGCTCAGGCCATGAAAGACGTGAACACCAGGCGCAAGTTCGTCAGCGTTCTGCCGTCAGAGAAATCAATCGGCGATCTGATCGCGCAAGCGCGCAAGCTTCCGCTCAAGATCACCTATTGA
- a CDS encoding glycosyltransferase family 87 protein: MLVLRWPSFRRPLDVLFLLACILLTADVLVPEIWGHGKTKDYSLWYWAGQQVLHGGDLYPQGPHDGFAFLYPPLSAILLAIPSYFGKIPLYLGLCLLNAVAWWMTAQLSNAMTGSGRRPDPWLEALPGLVTITFVFDMFDLGQPNLVLLAMMLLGFLWLWQGRAWLSGSMFALAAAIKVFPVAVLPYLLWRRRWASAASMVAFLGILLFLAPAPIRGFERNVSELTTWYRGMVGSNSEQGFGQRDAQNWSWVNQSIIAVTHRLVRPVNYNQIDPAKPAQYMNLADLDYKTANAVVLAVFAAIGLGFIVIIPARSKMTPRSTAEEVGILFCLMTIASPLARQYYFVWLFFPITVLFQRSAFDLRPKARAISRWALGASFALMALSLPVFPKILQAVGNNLVATFVMIAALAWHIRHPSPATDPHSTAPPERI; the protein is encoded by the coding sequence ATGCTCGTGCTGAGATGGCCATCGTTCCGGCGTCCGCTGGATGTCCTGTTTCTTTTGGCCTGTATTCTGCTGACCGCCGATGTTCTGGTCCCCGAGATCTGGGGACACGGCAAGACCAAGGACTATTCGCTGTGGTACTGGGCCGGTCAGCAAGTCCTGCACGGCGGCGATCTGTATCCGCAAGGGCCGCACGACGGCTTTGCCTTCCTTTACCCGCCGCTGTCGGCCATCCTGCTCGCGATACCGAGCTATTTCGGAAAAATTCCGCTGTATCTCGGTCTGTGCCTTCTCAATGCCGTCGCATGGTGGATGACGGCACAACTCTCCAACGCCATGACCGGATCGGGCAGAAGGCCTGATCCCTGGCTTGAGGCCCTGCCGGGCCTTGTGACGATCACCTTCGTCTTCGACATGTTCGATCTCGGGCAGCCCAATCTGGTTCTTCTCGCCATGATGCTGCTCGGCTTCCTGTGGCTCTGGCAGGGGCGCGCATGGCTGTCGGGAAGCATGTTTGCGCTCGCGGCCGCCATCAAGGTCTTTCCCGTCGCCGTGCTGCCCTACCTGTTATGGCGCCGCCGATGGGCCAGCGCGGCCAGCATGGTCGCGTTCCTGGGCATTCTCCTGTTTCTGGCGCCGGCTCCGATCCGCGGCTTCGAGCGCAACGTCTCGGAGTTGACAACGTGGTATCGCGGCATGGTCGGATCGAACTCGGAGCAGGGGTTCGGGCAGCGCGACGCCCAGAACTGGTCCTGGGTCAATCAGTCGATCATCGCCGTCACGCATCGGTTGGTGCGCCCGGTCAATTACAACCAGATCGATCCCGCCAAGCCGGCGCAGTACATGAACCTCGCCGATCTCGACTACAAGACCGCGAACGCCGTCGTTCTGGCCGTCTTTGCCGCGATCGGGCTGGGCTTTATCGTCATCATTCCGGCACGATCGAAAATGACGCCGAGATCGACCGCCGAGGAAGTCGGAATTCTGTTCTGCCTGATGACGATCGCCTCGCCGCTGGCGCGGCAGTATTACTTCGTGTGGCTGTTCTTTCCGATAACGGTGCTGTTTCAGCGTTCCGCTTTCGACCTCCGGCCGAAGGCGCGGGCGATTTCGCGCTGGGCACTGGGCGCATCGTTTGCACTGATGGCGCTGTCGCTGCCGGTGTTTCCGAAAATTCTTCAAGCCGTCGGAAATAATCTCGTGGCGACGTTCGTTATGATCGCCGCGCTGGCGTGGCACATCCGTCACCCGTCACCGGCGACCGATCCGCATTCGACCGCGCCGCCCGAAAGAATCTGA
- the folB gene encoding dihydroneopterin aldolase, with protein sequence MTGTIFIRGLVIHAQHGVMKHETEVGQRFVIDLELSTDMSESSRTDRLVDTVSYSNVVATASAAFKNANYKLLERAAGAVADAVLAAFPRISTITVTVHKPHAPIAAIFEDVGVTLTRNRE encoded by the coding sequence ATGACCGGTACGATCTTTATCCGCGGCCTTGTGATCCATGCGCAGCACGGCGTCATGAAGCACGAGACCGAAGTCGGCCAGCGCTTCGTGATCGACCTCGAACTGTCGACCGATATGTCGGAATCCTCCCGGACCGACCGCCTGGTCGATACCGTGTCCTATTCCAATGTGGTGGCGACGGCTAGCGCCGCATTCAAGAATGCCAACTACAAGCTGCTCGAACGCGCCGCGGGCGCCGTCGCCGACGCGGTGCTGGCAGCATTTCCGCGCATCAGCACGATCACGGTCACCGTGCACAAGCCGCATGCCCCGATCGCGGCGATCTTCGAGGACGTCGGCGTCACCCTCACCCGCAACAGGGAATAG
- a CDS encoding GFA family protein, giving the protein MTDQVKPSLTGGCQCGAIRFGLTASPMRISICHCRMCQKAAGAPFASLADIPRENFRWTRGTPATFRSSSIAERAFCAACGTPLSFSRISGPCIEIMTGAFDRPDLLVPTRQYGTESRLGWVATIVNLPSHTTNENYGAEKMATIISHQHPDHD; this is encoded by the coding sequence ATGACCGATCAGGTGAAACCGTCGCTGACCGGCGGCTGCCAGTGCGGCGCGATCCGCTTCGGGCTGACAGCCTCGCCGATGCGGATCAGCATCTGCCACTGCCGCATGTGCCAGAAGGCCGCTGGCGCACCGTTTGCGTCTCTCGCCGATATCCCGCGCGAGAACTTTCGCTGGACCAGGGGCACGCCCGCGACGTTCCGCTCGTCCTCCATCGCGGAACGCGCTTTCTGCGCCGCCTGCGGCACGCCATTGAGTTTCAGCCGCATCAGCGGCCCATGCATCGAGATCATGACCGGCGCTTTCGACCGGCCCGACCTGCTGGTGCCGACCCGGCAATATGGCACCGAATCCCGGCTCGGCTGGGTCGCGACCATCGTCAACCTGCCGAGCCATACCACAAATGAAAATTACGGGGCGGAGAAGATGGCGACCATCATCAGCCACCAGCACCCGGACCATGATTGA
- a CDS encoding helicase HerA-like C-terminal domain-containing protein — protein sequence MAKTATGIGDTDQGIFIGKGEQPAWLTLGLANRHGLVTGATGTGKTVSLQVMAEGFSRAGVPVFAADIKGDLSGISEPGEAKDSILKRAKDMGLAFQPDQFSTIFWDVFGEQGHPVRATVSEMGPLLLSRMMDLNDVQEGVLNIAFRVADEQGLLLLDMKDLRAILAFIAEHAADLTTQYGNVSKQTVGTIQRQLLVLENQGGDKFFGEPALSLTDFMRTDRDGRGMVNILVADKLMQSPKLYATFLLWMLSELFEQLPEVGDPPKPKLVFFFDEAHLLFNDAPKALMDKIEQVVRLIRSKGVGVYFVTQNPIDVPDKVLGQLGNRVQHALRAFTPRDQKAVAAAAQTFRPNPKLNTAQVITELGKGEALVSFLEGNGTPAVVERVMVRPPSARIGPITAEERKTIMDGSPVKGKYDTAIDSESAYEMLQKRVEGTAATADAPAEGGILGQIGSIVGAVFGTNTPRGRMSTGQVIARSVTRSVTNKVVGGIVADLGKSVGGSLGGSVGRALVRGALGGLLRR from the coding sequence ATGGCGAAAACGGCGACCGGGATCGGCGATACCGATCAAGGTATTTTCATCGGCAAAGGCGAGCAGCCGGCGTGGCTGACGCTAGGTCTCGCCAATCGGCACGGTCTTGTCACCGGCGCCACGGGAACCGGAAAAACCGTGTCGCTCCAGGTGATGGCGGAAGGATTTTCTCGCGCGGGAGTGCCGGTATTCGCCGCAGATATCAAGGGCGACCTGTCCGGTATCTCGGAGCCCGGCGAAGCCAAGGATTCCATACTCAAGCGCGCCAAGGATATGGGCCTTGCCTTCCAGCCCGATCAATTTTCGACCATTTTTTGGGATGTTTTCGGCGAGCAGGGCCATCCGGTGCGCGCGACCGTCTCGGAAATGGGTCCGCTGCTGCTGTCCCGCATGATGGATCTGAACGACGTTCAGGAGGGTGTGCTCAACATCGCCTTCCGGGTGGCGGACGAACAGGGACTGCTGCTGCTCGACATGAAGGACCTTCGGGCCATCCTCGCCTTTATCGCCGAACACGCCGCCGACCTGACGACGCAATACGGCAATGTCTCGAAACAGACCGTGGGGACTATCCAGCGCCAGCTTCTGGTGCTGGAAAACCAGGGCGGCGACAAGTTTTTCGGCGAGCCCGCGCTGTCGCTGACGGATTTCATGCGCACCGATCGCGACGGCCGCGGCATGGTCAATATTCTTGTCGCCGACAAACTGATGCAGAGTCCGAAGCTCTATGCGACATTCCTGCTGTGGATGTTGTCGGAGCTGTTCGAGCAGTTGCCCGAGGTCGGCGACCCGCCGAAACCGAAGCTGGTGTTCTTTTTCGACGAGGCTCATCTTCTGTTCAACGACGCGCCCAAGGCGCTGATGGACAAGATCGAGCAGGTCGTGCGTCTGATCCGCTCAAAGGGGGTCGGAGTTTATTTCGTCACCCAGAACCCGATCGATGTCCCGGACAAGGTGCTGGGCCAGCTCGGCAACCGGGTGCAGCATGCGCTGCGCGCATTCACGCCGCGCGACCAGAAGGCGGTCGCGGCGGCGGCGCAGACGTTCCGGCCAAACCCCAAGCTGAACACGGCGCAGGTCATTACCGAACTCGGCAAGGGCGAGGCCTTGGTGTCGTTCCTGGAAGGCAACGGTACGCCGGCCGTGGTCGAACGCGTGATGGTGCGGCCGCCGTCTGCGCGGATCGGCCCGATCACCGCGGAAGAGCGCAAGACCATCATGGACGGCAGTCCGGTGAAGGGAAAATACGACACCGCGATCGATTCCGAGTCCGCTTACGAGATGCTTCAGAAGCGCGTCGAGGGGACCGCGGCGACCGCCGATGCACCGGCGGAAGGCGGAATTCTCGGTCAGATCGGATCGATCGTCGGCGCCGTGTTCGGGACCAATACGCCGCGCGGCAGGATGTCGACGGGACAGGTGATCGCGCGCAGCGTCACGCGCTCCGTTACCAACAAAGTGGTCGGAGGGATCGTCGCCGATCTCGGCAAGTCGGTCGGCGGCTCGCTCGGCGGCTCGGTCGGGCGGGCGCTGGTGCGCGGCGCGCTCGGGGGATTGCTGCGGCGATAA